CAATCGGCAGCCCGATTTTGAGCATATTTTTGCATGCTTTCCAAGAGAATGTATACATTGTAAGGAAAATCCCGTATTCCGAAAACGGTGCGAATTTATAAATAATGAAAAAACTGATGATGCAGATACACCAATAAGTAAGCGCTGACGCTAGTCCGGCGCCAACGCCGCCAAGGGCCGGCAGCCCGAATTTCCCGAAGATGAATACGTAATTCAATACAAAATTGATCGGAAGAGAACTAAGTGTAATCATCATGGTGACTCTCGTTTTTCCTAGTGAATCAATAAATGATCTCAAAACGGTGTAAACAAATAAAGGGAAAATGCCCAGCGATAAAAAACCTAAAAAGTGTTTGGCAACCTCATACACTTGTGCCTCAAGGTGTAATCGACCAAGAATAAGGTCAACTGCAGCATATCCAATCACTAAAACGGCGATGCTAAGAAGCGCAGCCACATATACAGCCTGTAAAACAGTAAAGGGAATCTTCTGTTTTTTTTCAGCGCCCAATAAATGAGCGACAATCGGAGTGACCGCCATTAAAATGCCTGCAAGTCCCGTATAAACAGGGGTCCAAAGGCTTGAGCCAATGGCGACACCGGCTAAATCAGCGGCACTCACTCTCCCTGACATCACCGTATCTAAAAACGTCATAAGAGAAAGCCCTACCTGGGTAATGAATATCGGAATGAAAATGTGCAAAAGCT
The Bacillus vallismortis genome window above contains:
- a CDS encoding MATE family efflux transporter, producing the protein MKETQNARQKIKQLLHIFIPIFITQVGLSLMTFLDTVMSGRVSAADLAGVAIGSSLWTPVYTGLAGILMAVTPIVAHLLGAEKKQKIPFTVLQAVYVAALLSIAVLVIGYAAVDLILGRLHLEAQVYEVAKHFLGFLSLGIFPLFVYTVLRSFIDSLGKTRVTMMITLSSLPINFVLNYVFIFGKFGLPALGGVGAGLASALTYWCICIISFFIIYKFAPFSEYGIFLTMYTFSWKACKNMLKIGLPIGFAVFFETSIFAAVTLLMSHFHTVTIASHQAAMNFASLLYMLPLSVSMALTIVVGFEAGASRFKDARSYSLIGIMMAIGFSLMTAACILLFRGQIAGMYTSDPDVFRLTQHFLIYALFFQLSDAVAAPIQGALRGYKDVNYTLAAAFVSYWVIGLPVGYVVGTYTSLGAFGYWIGLIAGLAAGAVGLFFRLANLQKRYSQKQYI